DNA sequence from the Thiosulfativibrio zosterae genome:
CTCTACCGCAGCTAAGAGATTGTCATACACAGCCACACCTGCCAGCACCGCTTGGGTTTTAGCGTCTTGCTTAGCTAAAATGCCTGCGCCCTTGCCAGTTTTAACAAACAGGGGCACCATGCCTTTTAATTGAGCAACAGCAACATCATGCAAGGTATCACCCACCATAGGAAACCCCTGCAAACTACCTCCAAAACGATTTTCGATGGCTTGCAGCATACCGGGCAAAGGTTTACGACACACAGAATTATCGTCCGCTAAATAGGGCGAGTAATTTATCCAGTCCACCTTAGCCGCTTCACCGCCAGCAGCCATCAATAACTTTTGCAGTTTTTGGTGCATTAAACTCAGGGTATAACGGTCGTAATAGCCACGTTTTATGCCAGACTGATTGGTTGCAATCGCCACCAACCAACCGGCCTGTTTTAGCTTAACAATGGCTTCAATCGAACCTGGCTCTGGATGCCATTCATCTGGATGCTTAATGTAAGCATCCGAGTCTTGATTAATGACACCATCGCGATCCAGTACAATGATTTTTTGATTAGAATTTAACACCAGTTTTTGCTACGCTCTTCTTAAACTATTCTTAAGCACTTTGTAAACGAGAAATATCGGCAATCGCCATAAACAATTGATAAATCTGGTTAAGTAATGCCAAACGATTATTCTTAACCGCTTCATCGTCTGCCATAACCATTACATCTTCAAAGAAAGCATCCACTGGCTGACGAATTTTCGCTAATTCTGTCAGCGCTGCAGTGTAATCACGCCCTGCAATCAGCTCACTGACACTCTCACGCAAATTATCCAGCATTTGCCACAGGGCTTCTTCTGCAGGATTGTCAAACAGCTTAGGATTGACCGTTTCAGGCAAATCACCACTGACTTTTTTCAGTAAATTTGAAATGCGTTTGTTCGCAGAGCTGAGGGCTTCAGCGGCGTCCATTTTAGAAAACTGCACCACCGCTTCCAAACGCTTGTCAAAGTCTAAGGGGTGCGCAGGTTCGCAAACGCGAACGGCTTCAAACTCTTCAGCAGAAACCCCTTGATCAGCATAATAAGCCTTTAAACGACTGATGATAAATCCGTAGATATCATTCACTAAGGCTTCAGTTTGCGTCACTTCAGGGTGCAACTCTAAGCTGAACTGAATCAACAAACGCAAATCCAAGTCTAAGCCGTTTTCAATGATGATGCGCATCAAGCCTAAGGCCGCACGACGTAAGGCAAAAGGATCTTTGTCTCCGGTTGGAATTTGCCCAACCCCGTAAATACCCGTAATGGTATCTAATTTATCTGCAATCGCTAAGGCTTGAGAAACTGCTGAAGCCGGTAAAGCATCACCTGAAAAACGCGGTTGATACTGTTCGTCAATGGCCGCAGCAACCAATGCATCTTCTTTTTGTTCTAGCGCATAATAACGCCCCATCACGCCTTGTAATTCTGGGAATTCACCCACCATCTCACTCATTAAGTCGGCTTTTGACAAACGCGCTGCACGAGAGGCAATTTCTGGCGCAACGCCTAATGGCTTAGCAATCTTAACCGTCAGCGTTTCTAAGCGCTCAACCTTATCAAATAAAGTGCCTAATTTTTGCTGGAAAACCACTGTTTTTAAGCGGGGTAAGAAATCCTCTAAGCCATGTTTGCGGTCTTGATCCCAGAAGAACTTAGCATCTGACAAACGCGGACGAATCACGCGTTCGTTACCAGACTTAACAGACTCTGGATTTTTGCTGTTAATATTTGAAATGGTAATAAACTTTGGCATCAACTTGCCATTAGCATCCAAAATATGGAAGTACTTTTGATGGCCTTTCATCGCAGAAATCAAGGCTTCAGAAGGTACGGATAAAAACACTTCATCAAAGTCACCCATGACCGCTTGCGGCCACTCATTGAGCGCTGTGACTTCTTCAAGCAAGTCTTCATCAATTTCTGCTTTACCCCAAACAGACGCAGCCACCTCATTAACCTGCTTGCGAATCATCTCAGAACGCTCAGCAAAGTTGGCTTTTACATAGCCTTTTTCACCCAAAAGTGCCTCATAATCACCAGGCCTGGTTATTTTCAGGGCTTCTGGCGCATGAAAACGGTGTCCATAAGTGACATCAGAAGTTTCATTGCCAAGAATCGTCGCAGGCACAAGGGTTTCATCCAACAACATCACCGCCCAATGCACAGGACGCACGAACTCAACCTCTGAACTGCCCCAACGCATACGCTTAGGAATTGGCAATTTTGCTAAAGATTGATTAACGATGTCTGGCAATAAAGCTGCCACCGGTTGACCTTTTTCAGCTTGGTAGTAAACCATCCAAACGCCTTTATCGGTATCAATCTCTGATAATTCCGCTGTGCTGACACCACAGCCACGCGCAAAGCCTTCAAGGGCTTTGGTGGCTTTGCCTTCGGCATCAAAGGCTGATTTTTTGGCAGGGCCTTTTTTTTCAATGGTTTTATCCGCTTGCTGAGCTTGCAACTCTTGGATGCGCACCGCTAAACGACGCGGCGAG
Encoded proteins:
- the glyS gene encoding glycine--tRNA ligase subunit beta translates to MSQVHDFLVEIGTEELPPKALKKLSEAFGAGIEAGLKAAELNYGEVSLFASPRRLAVRIQELQAQQADKTIEKKGPAKKSAFDAEGKATKALEGFARGCGVSTAELSEIDTDKGVWMVYYQAEKGQPVAALLPDIVNQSLAKLPIPKRMRWGSSEVEFVRPVHWAVMLLDETLVPATILGNETSDVTYGHRFHAPEALKITRPGDYEALLGEKGYVKANFAERSEMIRKQVNEVAASVWGKAEIDEDLLEEVTALNEWPQAVMGDFDEVFLSVPSEALISAMKGHQKYFHILDANGKLMPKFITISNINSKNPESVKSGNERVIRPRLSDAKFFWDQDRKHGLEDFLPRLKTVVFQQKLGTLFDKVERLETLTVKIAKPLGVAPEIASRAARLSKADLMSEMVGEFPELQGVMGRYYALEQKEDALVAAAIDEQYQPRFSGDALPASAVSQALAIADKLDTITGIYGVGQIPTGDKDPFALRRAALGLMRIIIENGLDLDLRLLIQFSLELHPEVTQTEALVNDIYGFIISRLKAYYADQGVSAEEFEAVRVCEPAHPLDFDKRLEAVVQFSKMDAAEALSSANKRISNLLKKVSGDLPETVNPKLFDNPAEEALWQMLDNLRESVSELIAGRDYTAALTELAKIRQPVDAFFEDVMVMADDEAVKNNRLALLNQIYQLFMAIADISRLQSA
- the gmhB gene encoding D-glycero-beta-D-manno-heptose 1,7-bisphosphate 7-phosphatase produces the protein MLNSNQKIIVLDRDGVINQDSDAYIKHPDEWHPEPGSIEAIVKLKQAGWLVAIATNQSGIKRGYYDRYTLSLMHQKLQKLLMAAGGEAAKVDWINYSPYLADDNSVCRKPLPGMLQAIENRFGGSLQGFPMVGDTLHDVAVAQLKGMVPLFVKTGKGAGILAKQDAKTQAVLAGVAVYDNLLAAVEDILS